One window of the Synechococcus sp. CC9311 genome contains the following:
- a CDS encoding methyltransferase domain-containing protein: protein MSNTWGAKVLRSFDGAATQYNRAARLQTALAWRLAGHCQRLPIPLGRWLDLGSGTGLLADAIEQRNPGRVVERIDGSPSMLARSSRPDHTQLWDLNQPLQSWDVAPTLIASSFCLHWLSDPGTTLKQWFECLAPGGWLVVALPVEGCFPQWHEAARQAAVPCSALRFPTTEALMDCLPKQQIRQQQQLSFSEQASHITALLRPMRTIGAGTSKRSALSVKQWRQLSAQWPERSTDGQVRLTWLIQLLVIER, encoded by the coding sequence ATGAGCAACACCTGGGGGGCGAAGGTTCTACGCAGCTTCGATGGCGCAGCAACCCAATACAACCGGGCAGCGCGTCTTCAAACAGCCTTGGCCTGGCGACTGGCTGGGCACTGCCAACGACTCCCTATTCCATTGGGGCGATGGCTGGATCTCGGGAGTGGAACGGGATTGCTGGCCGACGCCATCGAACAACGAAACCCAGGCAGGGTGGTGGAACGCATCGATGGAAGCCCATCCATGCTGGCTCGTAGCTCTCGTCCAGATCACACCCAGCTGTGGGATTTAAATCAACCCCTTCAATCCTGGGACGTCGCTCCAACGCTGATCGCCTCCAGTTTCTGCCTCCACTGGTTGTCCGATCCAGGAACAACTCTGAAGCAATGGTTCGAGTGTCTGGCCCCAGGTGGCTGGTTAGTCGTGGCGTTGCCCGTTGAAGGCTGCTTCCCGCAGTGGCACGAAGCGGCCCGTCAAGCCGCAGTTCCCTGTTCAGCTCTTCGCTTCCCAACAACCGAAGCGTTGATGGACTGTTTGCCAAAGCAACAAATCAGACAACAACAACAGCTCAGCTTCAGTGAACAAGCCAGCCACATCACAGCTCTCTTGCGACCCATGCGAACCATTGGCGCCGGCACAAGCAAACGCTCAGCTCTCAGCGTGAAGCAATGGCGTCAACTCAGCGCCCAGTGGCCTGAGCGTTCAACAGACGGGCAAGTCAGATTGACCTGGTTGATCCAACTCCTGGTGATCGAGCGATGA
- the bioD gene encoding dethiobiotin synthase, which translates to MNTPPLRLVICGTDTDVGKTVVSALFVQGLEATYWKPVQSGTEGGGDRQRVIDLLGLPKQRWHREAYVFQAPVSPHWAAEREGQCIDLNQLQLPAIDGPLVVETAGGLMVPLTRDWLQIQQLERWQLPVVLVARSELGTLNHTLLSLEALRKRSIPILGLVINGPHHADNPRTLNELGEVPLLCELPPLEELNAAALTRQWHVQNVKAKVETEINRFQASR; encoded by the coding sequence ATGAACACGCCTCCCCTTCGATTGGTGATTTGCGGAACAGACACCGATGTCGGGAAAACCGTTGTCAGCGCCCTCTTTGTTCAAGGATTAGAGGCCACCTATTGGAAACCGGTCCAAAGCGGAACCGAAGGTGGTGGTGATCGTCAACGAGTCATCGATCTTCTGGGGCTTCCAAAGCAGAGGTGGCATCGTGAAGCCTATGTATTCCAAGCTCCCGTTTCTCCGCACTGGGCTGCAGAACGAGAGGGGCAGTGCATTGATCTCAACCAGCTTCAGTTGCCAGCTATCGATGGACCGTTGGTAGTAGAGACCGCTGGAGGCCTGATGGTGCCACTCACACGCGACTGGCTACAAATCCAACAACTCGAACGGTGGCAGCTTCCCGTGGTGTTGGTAGCCCGCAGTGAACTTGGCACCTTGAACCACACGCTTCTCAGCCTGGAAGCACTGAGGAAACGGAGCATTCCGATCCTTGGACTGGTGATCAATGGCCCTCACCATGCCGATAATCCCCGCACTCTGAACGAACTCGGCGAGGTTCCTTTGCTGTGCGAATTACCACCTCTGGAAGAACTCAATGCCGCGGCTTTGACAAGGCAATGGCATGTTCAGAACGTGAAAGCTAAGGTCGAAACCGAGATCAATCGTTTCCAGGCTTCGAGATGA
- the bioA gene encoding adenosylmethionine--8-amino-7-oxononanoate transaminase — protein sequence MPQNHHPHLWPPFTQVSTTPPLERVLRGDGALLYRDEGPPLIDAISSWWVTLHGHSHPHIAKAIAHQAETLEQVIFAEFTHPQAERLANRLATKTGLERVFFSDNGSTAVEVALKIAIQWWHNKGEPRQQIIAFDGAYHGDTFGAMAVGARSLFSEPFDPLLFPVARIPWPATWWDDDQVEQHEQTALNQLEEALKTPTAAVILEPLVQGAGGMSMVRPTFLQEVEKRVRNAETLLIADEVLTGFGRCGDFLATQRAGVQPDLVALSKGLTAGFLPMGITMASGAVFGAFVGQDPSLTLWHGHSFTANPLGCAAANASLDLLEAEPDKYLGFEARHRSRLEHLARHPGIRHVRVTGTIAAFDLVVTDQEGYLNPAGKVLRKLARERGVLLRPLGQVVYLLPPLCISDEQLDHCYSVIQEAINLL from the coding sequence GTGCCTCAGAACCACCATCCCCACCTCTGGCCTCCGTTCACCCAGGTCTCCACAACGCCCCCTTTAGAAAGAGTGCTTCGAGGAGATGGCGCCCTTCTTTACCGCGATGAAGGTCCTCCATTAATCGACGCGATTAGCAGTTGGTGGGTCACCTTGCATGGCCATTCCCACCCTCATATCGCCAAAGCAATCGCTCATCAGGCCGAGACCCTTGAGCAAGTTATTTTCGCTGAATTCACCCATCCTCAAGCTGAACGCCTCGCCAATCGATTAGCCACTAAAACCGGGTTAGAGCGGGTCTTTTTCTCCGACAACGGCTCCACTGCTGTGGAAGTGGCACTCAAAATCGCCATTCAGTGGTGGCATAACAAGGGAGAACCGAGGCAGCAGATCATCGCCTTCGACGGGGCATATCACGGAGATACGTTTGGAGCGATGGCCGTCGGGGCGCGCAGCCTTTTCAGCGAACCCTTTGACCCACTGTTATTCCCGGTCGCCCGCATCCCATGGCCAGCAACGTGGTGGGACGACGATCAGGTCGAACAGCACGAACAAACAGCACTCAACCAGCTTGAAGAAGCTCTCAAGACACCCACTGCTGCTGTCATCCTCGAGCCGCTTGTCCAAGGCGCCGGCGGAATGAGCATGGTGCGCCCCACCTTTCTGCAAGAAGTAGAAAAGCGCGTTCGCAACGCTGAAACACTGCTGATCGCCGACGAAGTCCTTACGGGCTTTGGCCGTTGCGGGGATTTTTTAGCAACCCAGAGGGCAGGGGTCCAACCTGATCTCGTCGCTTTGTCCAAAGGACTTACCGCAGGATTCCTTCCCATGGGAATCACCATGGCAAGCGGTGCTGTCTTCGGCGCCTTTGTCGGCCAAGATCCGAGCTTGACGCTCTGGCATGGCCACAGCTTTACTGCCAATCCCCTGGGATGTGCCGCAGCAAACGCCAGTTTGGACTTACTCGAAGCTGAACCTGACAAATACCTGGGGTTCGAAGCGAGGCATCGATCGCGCCTAGAGCACTTGGCTCGCCATCCAGGGATCAGGCATGTGCGCGTCACCGGGACCATCGCAGCCTTTGATCTTGTCGTCACCGACCAAGAGGGCTACCTCAATCCTGCTGGAAAGGTGCTGCGCAAGCTGGCGAGAGAACGGGGTGTCCTGCTGCGGCCTCTCGGCCAAGTGGTGTACCTACTTCCACCGCTTTGCATCAGCGATGAGCAGCTCGATCACTGTTACTCCGTCATCCAGGAGGCGATCAACCTTCTGTAA
- a CDS encoding DUF3143 domain-containing protein, whose protein sequence is MPPAETPLNQHSLQALEHWLQQLGAQRLDDDPCGWTWEEQGWTAEIRLQQTDLAVIWSPKEAPRPCVFPYGLSRADVEAALRLGP, encoded by the coding sequence ATGCCTCCAGCCGAAACTCCTTTAAATCAGCATTCGCTTCAGGCTCTTGAGCATTGGCTCCAGCAACTTGGAGCGCAGCGTTTAGACGATGATCCGTGTGGCTGGACCTGGGAGGAACAGGGATGGACGGCGGAGATCCGGCTGCAACAAACGGATCTCGCTGTGATCTGGAGCCCTAAGGAAGCACCTCGTCCCTGCGTGTTTCCCTATGGACTGTCCCGCGCTGACGTCGAGGCGGCCCTGCGGCTCGGACCCTGA
- a CDS encoding J domain-containing protein gives MSASTHYERLGVDRGVDAETLRRAFRRRSKTVHPDTTTLPAEEAARQFQLLREAYVQLADPSLRRIYDAQLIQQDQLWQQRLTPPPSHVVPPSTAIGERRPLSGGEWLSLLMLLGALLLCLSLGVGVAWSRGIELQVQPSWLVAEQTQDEPLIREVLDGVDASSRNSFKSAFASGS, from the coding sequence ATGTCGGCCTCGACCCATTACGAACGGTTAGGGGTAGATCGTGGAGTCGACGCTGAGACATTGCGTCGGGCCTTTCGACGACGCAGCAAGACGGTGCATCCCGACACCACTACGTTGCCGGCTGAGGAAGCAGCGCGCCAATTCCAGCTGTTGCGTGAGGCCTATGTCCAATTGGCTGATCCTTCCTTGCGTCGGATCTATGACGCTCAACTCATCCAGCAGGATCAGCTTTGGCAACAACGGCTTACCCCACCGCCTTCGCATGTCGTGCCGCCTTCAACCGCTATTGGTGAGCGGCGACCACTCTCAGGTGGGGAGTGGTTGTCGCTGCTGATGTTGCTAGGGGCTTTGCTTCTTTGTTTATCGCTTGGAGTGGGAGTGGCTTGGAGTCGGGGCATAGAACTTCAGGTTCAGCCCAGTTGGCTGGTGGCCGAGCAGACTCAAGATGAGCCGTTGATTAGGGAAGTCCTTGATGGTGTCGATGCCTCCAGCCGAAACTCCTTTAAATCAGCATTCGCTTCAGGCTCTTGA
- the rsmG gene encoding 16S rRNA (guanine(527)-N(7))-methyltransferase RsmG: MPEANTFSDAGPDLWQCLGWQPNENQLSQLKELQALLRHWNSRVNLTRLVENEEFWIAQVFDSLWPLEKELRTPDLTRRCIDVGTGGGFPGLAVAIALPGTSLTLVDSVGRKTAAVESMANALGLGTRVDVRTERVEVTGQKRSCRGTFDLAMARAVATPPVVAEYLVPLLAHQGQALLYRGHWSNDDEANLKRALVPLKAKLADCKQINLPAGRGLRTLIRIESIAPCPKSYPRPVGLPNRLPLGNQADDKRS; the protein is encoded by the coding sequence ATGCCAGAAGCAAATACCTTTTCTGATGCCGGGCCTGATCTATGGCAGTGTCTGGGCTGGCAACCCAATGAAAACCAGCTCTCGCAACTCAAAGAGCTGCAAGCCCTGCTACGCCACTGGAACAGCAGAGTCAATCTCACCCGTTTGGTAGAGAACGAAGAGTTTTGGATTGCCCAGGTTTTTGACAGCCTTTGGCCCCTCGAAAAGGAGCTACGAACCCCCGATCTGACGCGTCGCTGCATCGATGTCGGCACTGGAGGCGGGTTCCCTGGCCTCGCTGTTGCCATTGCCCTACCCGGGACCTCGCTCACCCTTGTTGATTCAGTCGGCCGCAAAACTGCGGCCGTGGAATCCATGGCCAACGCGCTTGGTTTAGGGACACGCGTAGACGTACGCACCGAGCGGGTTGAGGTGACGGGTCAGAAGCGGTCCTGTCGAGGGACCTTCGACTTGGCGATGGCCAGAGCCGTAGCCACACCCCCCGTGGTCGCGGAGTATCTCGTGCCCCTTTTGGCTCATCAAGGCCAGGCGTTGCTCTATCGCGGCCATTGGAGTAACGACGACGAAGCCAACCTGAAACGAGCCTTGGTTCCTCTCAAAGCCAAACTGGCGGATTGCAAGCAGATCAACCTGCCAGCTGGACGGGGGCTGCGCACATTGATTCGCATTGAATCCATCGCGCCTTGCCCGAAGAGCTACCCCCGTCCCGTTGGGCTACCCAACCGTCTTCCCCTCGGAAATCAGGCAGACGACAAGCGTTCCTGA
- a CDS encoding aldo/keto reductase, with amino-acid sequence MTTQASLALPTRRFGRTELAMPVLSLGGMRFQQSWSDLEADLITQEAQRTVADTLQRAVELGFHHLETARHYGSSERQLGWALPHSPDPNRIVQTKVPPRDDPAEFEAELELSLERLNVQRIELLAIHGINRLDHLEQTVRPGGCMEVVRRWQREGRIDHVGFSTHAETSVIEAAIKTDAFDYVNLHWYYIRQDNEPALIAAQRHDMGVFIISPTDKGGHLHTPSLLLKQLCAPLHPIVFNDLFCLQDSRVHTISVGASRPSDLDLHLEAVGQLDQAESLIAPIQDRLQAQARKALGEPWLMTWREGLPHWQDTPGGLNLPVLLWLHNLVEAWDLEGYARARYGILGHAGHWAPGANADALDQEVSEKDLRAVLNQSPWADTIPGLLRGLKERVGGVPQERLSSA; translated from the coding sequence ATGACAACACAGGCTTCCCTGGCTTTGCCAACACGGCGTTTTGGTCGGACAGAACTTGCTATGCCCGTTCTATCGCTTGGGGGCATGAGGTTTCAGCAAAGCTGGTCAGACCTTGAGGCTGACCTGATTACTCAGGAGGCTCAACGCACGGTGGCAGACACTCTGCAGAGGGCAGTGGAGCTTGGGTTTCATCATCTGGAAACGGCCCGGCATTACGGCAGCTCCGAGCGGCAACTTGGTTGGGCCCTCCCCCATTCTCCTGATCCCAATCGCATTGTTCAAACCAAAGTGCCGCCCCGGGACGACCCTGCGGAGTTTGAAGCTGAGCTCGAACTCAGCCTCGAGCGCTTAAACGTTCAGCGAATCGAGTTGCTAGCGATCCATGGAATCAACAGGCTGGATCATCTAGAGCAAACGGTGCGACCAGGGGGGTGTATGGAGGTGGTTCGGCGTTGGCAGCGAGAGGGTCGTATCGATCATGTGGGCTTTTCGACGCATGCTGAAACCAGCGTCATCGAAGCTGCGATCAAGACCGATGCCTTCGATTATGTGAACTTGCATTGGTACTACATCCGGCAAGACAACGAACCAGCTCTTATTGCAGCCCAACGCCATGACATGGGCGTGTTCATCATTAGTCCCACCGATAAAGGTGGCCATCTTCATACCCCTTCGCTGCTGTTGAAGCAGCTCTGCGCTCCCCTTCACCCGATCGTGTTTAACGATCTGTTTTGCCTGCAAGATTCACGGGTTCACACCATCAGTGTTGGTGCATCCAGACCGAGTGATCTCGATCTTCATCTTGAGGCTGTTGGGCAACTTGATCAAGCGGAATCGCTCATTGCTCCGATTCAAGATCGGTTGCAGGCGCAAGCGCGCAAGGCCCTGGGTGAGCCTTGGTTGATGACCTGGCGTGAAGGGTTGCCCCATTGGCAAGACACGCCAGGGGGCCTCAATCTTCCTGTGTTGCTCTGGCTTCACAATCTGGTTGAGGCTTGGGATTTAGAGGGTTATGCCAGGGCGCGTTATGGAATTCTTGGTCATGCAGGACATTGGGCCCCAGGTGCCAATGCTGATGCCTTGGACCAGGAGGTCAGCGAGAAAGACCTCCGCGCTGTTTTGAACCAAAGCCCTTGGGCTGACACGATTCCAGGATTGCTGAGGGGGTTAAAGGAACGGGTTGGTGGTGTCCCTCAGGAACGCTTGTCGTCTGCCTGA
- a CDS encoding ferredoxin, whose amino-acid sequence MPDSQRAGDQSLNDSAGNPSAAYSASSLEERQSTGMEPVLGGALAEKAVWVDEAVCIGCRYCAHVACNTFIIEPNLGRSRAIRQDGDSSERIQEAIETCPVDCIHWVAFDDLKGLQEQLDSQELFPLGLPSPARPRRILPRQSHD is encoded by the coding sequence ATGCCTGATTCGCAGCGGGCGGGGGATCAATCCTTGAACGACTCGGCTGGTAATCCCTCTGCTGCTTACAGCGCCTCCTCTCTTGAGGAGCGTCAATCCACAGGTATGGAACCCGTTTTAGGGGGTGCCCTTGCTGAAAAAGCTGTCTGGGTTGATGAGGCTGTTTGTATTGGCTGCAGGTATTGCGCTCACGTGGCCTGCAACACCTTCATTATTGAGCCCAATTTGGGACGCTCCCGAGCGATTCGTCAGGACGGCGATAGTTCTGAGCGAATTCAAGAAGCGATCGAAACCTGCCCTGTTGATTGCATTCATTGGGTTGCCTTTGATGATCTCAAAGGCCTTCAGGAACAGCTTGACTCTCAAGAGCTTTTTCCGCTTGGGTTGCCCTCACCTGCTCGCCCACGACGCATCCTTCCTCGGCAGTCGCACGACTGA
- a CDS encoding DUF1257 domain-containing protein encodes MSHFSTVKTELRQRESLVSALEDLGYEPKQGGHPVRGYRGQTVEAELAVTLQDSADFGFVWNEANGSYEFVTDMDLWRQSMPIERFLSRLTQRYALNTVLKASLTEGFDVAEQRDCQDGSIELVVTRWDA; translated from the coding sequence ATGTCCCATTTCAGTACAGTCAAAACCGAACTTCGCCAGCGTGAGTCCTTGGTTTCCGCCCTCGAAGACCTGGGGTATGAGCCCAAGCAGGGAGGCCATCCCGTTCGGGGATATCGCGGTCAAACCGTAGAAGCTGAACTGGCGGTCACTCTTCAAGATTCTGCTGATTTCGGTTTCGTTTGGAACGAAGCCAATGGCTCCTATGAGTTCGTGACCGATATGGATTTGTGGCGTCAATCCATGCCGATCGAACGTTTTTTGTCTCGCCTCACGCAGCGCTATGCCCTCAACACGGTGTTAAAGGCTTCTCTCACTGAGGGCTTTGACGTTGCCGAGCAGCGTGATTGCCAAGATGGATCCATCGAACTTGTTGTAACCCGTTGGGATGCCTGA
- a CDS encoding DUF2997 domain-containing protein yields the protein MPERTLRFRIRPDGRVEEQVEGVVGDVCLQLTERLESALGTVERRQPTSDAYVTTQTQSQSQFVEPS from the coding sequence ATGCCTGAGCGCACGCTTCGTTTCCGAATTCGTCCAGACGGTCGCGTCGAGGAGCAAGTGGAAGGCGTTGTCGGTGACGTTTGTCTGCAACTGACGGAACGGTTGGAATCAGCGTTGGGCACGGTGGAACGCCGTCAGCCAACGTCTGATGCCTACGTCACAACCCAAACCCAGTCCCAGTCCCAGTTTGTCGAGCCTTCCTGA
- a CDS encoding HEAT repeat domain-containing protein has protein sequence MTDRLPLDREPRVANLAIDPDVLARELEAEQVGDPLDEIDLDDPEQDALEAIRQCDEALKWLQQGHDQRLQGLRVFCEHRDPRSVPLLLPLLDEVCPVVRMSAVYALGRNPSPPAVGPLLKLLQEDSNAYVRKATAWSLGNYPDAPVLNPLIRALQTDVAAVRLWASVSLAEAGVTSAAKADPAAGQLLISLRIDSESVVRSNCIWALGRLLEHLVEPRRAEVIEVFVRALLQDCERSVRDEARTALEQMESPDVLDRLQTLMDEGLFS, from the coding sequence ATGACCGATCGCCTGCCCCTGGATCGTGAACCACGTGTGGCCAATCTGGCCATCGATCCTGATGTGCTCGCCCGTGAGCTTGAAGCGGAACAGGTTGGTGACCCCCTCGACGAAATCGATCTCGATGATCCAGAGCAGGATGCTCTGGAAGCCATTCGTCAGTGTGATGAAGCTCTGAAGTGGTTGCAGCAGGGGCATGACCAGCGGCTTCAAGGGTTACGGGTGTTCTGTGAACATCGAGATCCCCGTTCGGTTCCGCTTTTACTGCCTCTCCTCGACGAGGTCTGCCCCGTTGTGCGCATGAGCGCTGTCTACGCCCTCGGTCGTAACCCTTCCCCCCCTGCTGTGGGGCCCCTTTTGAAATTGCTGCAAGAGGACAGCAATGCCTATGTGCGCAAAGCTACAGCGTGGAGTCTTGGCAATTATCCCGATGCACCAGTACTGAATCCCTTGATTCGTGCCTTGCAGACGGATGTGGCGGCTGTGCGCTTGTGGGCGTCGGTTTCTCTTGCTGAAGCTGGTGTGACCTCTGCTGCCAAGGCAGATCCGGCGGCTGGTCAGTTGTTGATTAGCTTGCGAATCGACAGTGAATCTGTGGTGCGAAGCAATTGCATCTGGGCTCTCGGCCGCTTGCTTGAACATTTAGTTGAACCACGTCGCGCTGAAGTGATTGAGGTGTTTGTGCGTGCGCTTCTTCAAGATTGCGAAAGGTCTGTTCGCGATGAAGCCCGCACTGCTCTCGAGCAGATGGAATCTCCCGATGTTTTGGATCGACTCCAAACCTTGATGGACGAGGGATTGTTCAGTTGA
- a CDS encoding sodium:solute symporter family protein, giving the protein MAPIDWFLLVFYLIGTLFLGLWLARRNQGEDDYFVAGRSLSGWLAGASMAATTFSIDTPLYVAGLVGTRGLAANWEWWGFGLAHVAMAVVFAPLWRRSGVMTDAAFTELRYGGATAAWLRGTKAFLLALPINCIGIGYAFLAMRKVVQALGIVSDQPVPALGGLPDTVLLLTIVAVLVLVYTVAGGLWAVVITDFVQLILAMVGALAVAWAAIHAAGGMDALLTSLNALGRPEVLSLVPWRWTDSGFDWIGGAGISASTFLAYLTVQWWSFRRSDGGGEFIQRMLATRDERQARLAGWVFLVVNYLLRSWLWVLVALAALVLLPDQADWELSYPALAVTYLPPVVLGLVVVSLVAAFMSTVSTSVNWGASYLTHDLYQRFVRPNASQKELLLVGQATSVLLLVLGVLTALISDSIGTVFRLVIAIGTGPGVVLVLRWFWWRINAAAELSSMVCGFFVGLATSVIPVLQISDYGHRLMVTTAITAVVWVGVMLMTPPESEEVLERFVQRVQPPGPGWSHWRRRFEVEASESLRDLLARFLLSSCVLFGALLGSGAFLLHQQMAGWSGLILTVVSLSLLLRGRHSRLAV; this is encoded by the coding sequence ATGGCACCGATTGACTGGTTTCTGCTGGTCTTTTACTTAATCGGAACTTTGTTCCTCGGGCTTTGGCTGGCTCGACGCAATCAGGGTGAAGATGACTATTTCGTCGCTGGGCGAAGCTTGAGCGGTTGGTTGGCTGGCGCTTCGATGGCTGCCACGACCTTCTCCATCGACACACCGTTGTACGTCGCGGGTTTAGTAGGAACAAGAGGACTGGCGGCGAATTGGGAGTGGTGGGGGTTCGGTCTTGCCCATGTGGCGATGGCTGTGGTGTTTGCGCCCCTTTGGCGACGCAGCGGCGTGATGACAGATGCTGCCTTTACGGAACTCCGCTATGGAGGAGCCACGGCGGCTTGGTTGCGGGGCACAAAAGCATTTTTGCTCGCCCTTCCGATCAATTGCATTGGTATCGGCTATGCGTTTTTGGCGATGCGCAAGGTGGTGCAAGCGCTGGGGATTGTGTCTGATCAGCCCGTGCCAGCACTCGGAGGTCTTCCCGACACGGTGCTGTTGCTCACGATTGTGGCTGTTTTGGTCCTCGTTTATACGGTTGCAGGTGGCCTTTGGGCCGTTGTGATCACTGATTTTGTGCAGTTAATTCTGGCGATGGTGGGGGCTCTGGCTGTGGCTTGGGCCGCCATTCATGCTGCTGGCGGGATGGATGCTCTGCTCACCAGTCTCAATGCTTTGGGGCGTCCCGAGGTGTTGTCGCTTGTGCCTTGGCGTTGGACTGATTCTGGTTTCGATTGGATTGGAGGGGCAGGCATCAGTGCTTCTACCTTCTTGGCCTACCTCACGGTGCAGTGGTGGAGTTTCCGGCGCAGTGATGGCGGTGGTGAATTCATTCAACGGATGCTGGCTACCCGCGATGAACGCCAGGCCCGGTTGGCGGGCTGGGTGTTCCTTGTGGTCAATTATCTGCTGCGCAGCTGGCTCTGGGTTTTGGTGGCCCTAGCCGCACTAGTGCTGCTGCCCGATCAGGCGGACTGGGAATTGAGTTATCCGGCTCTGGCGGTCACCTATCTCCCACCTGTGGTGCTTGGCCTGGTGGTGGTGTCCTTAGTGGCTGCTTTTATGAGCACGGTCAGTACATCTGTGAACTGGGGTGCGAGTTATCTCACCCATGACCTCTATCAGCGTTTTGTTCGGCCTAATGCCTCCCAGAAAGAGCTTCTGTTGGTTGGACAAGCCACCAGTGTTCTTTTGTTGGTGTTAGGGGTGTTAACAGCTTTGATCAGCGACAGCATCGGCACTGTGTTCCGACTAGTGATCGCGATTGGTACCGGACCTGGCGTGGTTCTGGTCTTGCGTTGGTTCTGGTGGCGCATCAATGCTGCGGCTGAGCTGTCATCGATGGTGTGTGGATTTTTTGTTGGCTTGGCCACGTCTGTGATTCCCGTTCTTCAAATCTCGGACTACGGACACAGATTGATGGTCACCACTGCTATTACGGCAGTGGTTTGGGTGGGAGTGATGTTGATGACTCCCCCTGAGTCAGAGGAGGTGCTTGAGCGGTTCGTGCAGCGCGTTCAGCCACCAGGGCCTGGCTGGAGTCATTGGCGTCGGCGCTTTGAGGTGGAGGCGTCTGAATCGCTGCGAGATCTCCTTGCGCGATTTTTATTGAGTAGTTGTGTTCTCTTTGGGGCGTTGCTTGGCTCGGGTGCATTCCTTTTGCACCAGCAAATGGCAGGTTGGTCCGGTTTGATCCTCACGGTTGTGTCCCTGTCTCTCCTCTTGCGCGGACGACACTCTCGTCTTGCCGTTTAG
- the rlmN gene encoding 23S rRNA (adenine(2503)-C(2))-methyltransferase RlmN: protein MISALLGRSKSELEEWAVAQGQPAFRGRQLHDWLYAKGVRDLQGITVLPKAWRASLQNEGVSVGRLHEQERRVSADATTKLLLGTEDGETLETVGIPTDQRLTVCVSSQVGCPMACRFCATGKGGLQRSLAGHEIVAQVLSIREVMERRPSHVVFMGMGEPLLNIEAVLESIRCLNDDLGIGQRRITVSTVGVPHTLPRLADLALKQLGRAQFTLAVSLHAPNQALREELIPTAKTYPYDALLDDCRYYLNKTGRRVSFEYILLGGVNDHPHHASELADRVGGFQSHVNLIAYNPIEEEEFQRPTTQRIEGFRRVLERRGVAVSLRASRGLDQDAACGQLRRNRRS from the coding sequence GTGATCAGCGCGCTTCTCGGTCGCAGTAAGTCCGAGCTTGAAGAGTGGGCGGTCGCCCAGGGCCAGCCCGCATTCCGTGGCCGGCAACTCCATGATTGGCTATATGCCAAAGGGGTTCGGGATCTTCAAGGCATCACGGTGCTTCCCAAGGCTTGGCGCGCATCCCTCCAAAACGAGGGGGTGTCAGTGGGTCGTTTGCATGAGCAAGAGCGACGGGTGTCAGCTGATGCCACCACCAAATTGCTGTTGGGCACCGAGGACGGCGAAACCTTGGAAACGGTTGGTATTCCGACCGATCAACGCCTCACGGTTTGTGTATCGAGCCAGGTCGGATGTCCGATGGCCTGTCGTTTTTGCGCCACTGGTAAAGGAGGGTTGCAACGCTCATTAGCGGGCCATGAAATTGTTGCCCAAGTGCTCAGTATCCGAGAGGTCATGGAGCGTCGTCCCTCCCATGTGGTGTTCATGGGCATGGGTGAACCCTTGCTCAACATTGAGGCTGTGCTCGAGTCCATTCGCTGCCTCAATGATGATCTGGGCATTGGTCAACGTCGGATCACAGTGAGCACCGTTGGAGTGCCGCATACGCTTCCTCGTCTTGCTGATTTAGCGCTCAAACAGTTGGGGCGCGCTCAGTTCACCTTGGCAGTGAGTCTTCACGCACCCAACCAAGCGTTGAGGGAGGAGTTGATTCCTACGGCTAAGACCTATCCCTACGACGCACTTCTGGATGATTGTCGTTACTACCTCAACAAAACGGGTCGGCGGGTAAGTTTTGAGTACATCCTCTTGGGTGGGGTCAATGATCATCCGCACCACGCATCCGAACTCGCTGATCGGGTGGGTGGTTTCCAGAGCCATGTCAATCTAATTGCCTATAATCCCATTGAGGAAGAGGAGTTTCAGCGACCAACGACGCAGAGGATTGAGGGCTTTCGGCGCGTCCTGGAGCGTCGCGGCGTTGCCGTGAGTCTGCGAGCTAGCCGCGGCTTGGATCAGGATGCAGCTTGTGGCCAGTTGCGTCGCAACCGACGGTCTTAG
- a CDS encoding high light inducible protein — MIEPSLIPKRKLPRFGFHTHTEKLNGRAAMLGFIALLVVEFKIGHGLLIW, encoded by the coding sequence ATGATTGAGCCCTCTTTGATCCCAAAGCGGAAACTTCCCCGCTTTGGGTTTCATACCCACACTGAAAAGCTGAATGGTCGTGCTGCCATGCTCGGCTTTATCGCCTTGTTGGTTGTGGAGTTCAAAATTGGTCACGGCTTGTTGATCTGGTGA